The DNA sequence ATTCCTTGATCTGAAGAGTCTGTTGTCTCCTAGGTGTGAAAAAGAACAGTTCCATTGGCCTGCGGAGAGTTCTCTTGATCTGGAAGAGAAGCTTATTGCAATTTCTCTGAAAAGTACTACTTTAACAGAAAACCTGGAAGCATTCAAAGGTACAAAAGATTTCAGGTAGGAGGTAGCACAAGTAGGCACACACATTGACACATCCTGAACAAGAAACTCTGGCAACTGGAATCCTCCTTTTCTTGCTAAAATGTTAGCTGAACACATAACAAGAAATGTCACTCTCTCCTCTAAACTAGGctcttccaaaccctggcccagcagctggatctggggtttggggaaagcccttcACTCTGTGAGtgaagcttaccattctgcctctgcactgcttgtattctgagtagatctgggcaccaggacattCTGGccagttgtgtctgcccagatgtTCTATTGCACAGCCTTCCGGGACATTGGACAACAggtgtgactgcccagagcatcccattACCCAGAACTACACGCAGCAtggaggtggaatggtaagctccagttCGAATGGGGGCTGCTTTTCTGTTGGACACTGGTTGTAAGTTTGGTTACTGCTTCTCTAAACCACAAGGGCTAGACCATGCTCTCTTTAAACAGAGAAGCTGAGCATCAGGATTCTGTACTAAATGGCCACAGGTCATACTTGACTCCTAGGTGCCCTACCTGAATGAATAAGGAAGATCAcccctttaaacaaacaaaagtcTGGCAACCCTGCTTATTTCAGTCTTTGCAAACTCCCTTAGATTTCTGTTTGAAAGTTTAATGACTCTAAAATTGCCTCTCTCTTTTCTGAGATTGTTTTTAAGCACTAGTTGAAATAAGCTCATGAAAAATGTCTTTAAATATATGTAAATGTTTGGCAATATGACCTTAGTGTAGCAGAACAGCATAATCattgcctctttctctctcatgcagaaacaCTGGCAGATGAACTAAAGAGAGAGAGGACAGGCTGGCTAaatgctgtggtgggggcagaCCATTCACAGGTCTCCAGGCCAGTGATGCATCTGGGTGCTCTAAGGATGTACACAAAAGGTGACAcaagtggtttgttttgtttggctTACATGTTTGTATGCTTCAGTCTGTAACTCTAGTCTGCAGCTCTGGAACAGATAGCAGTTGCTGACTTGGTCCTTCAGAATAAGTGCATTTTCATACAAGAGGTGTCAATTGGGGTGCCCTTCACACACAGCCGCCACAAGAGCTGCTTTTTCCTGATGGAATCTCATGTAGCAAGGCAATACTTGTGAGCAACACCACACATGGGCAAGCCAAATGGATGTAGTCCCAAGtaaaacaggcataggattgcctgatctcgcctgatctcagaagctaagcagcgtcaggcctggttagtacttggatgggagaccacttgggaatacggggtgctgtaggcttataccatagtctttcgagactgaagtttgccaaccatttATGCTTATATAAAGCCAGTTACATAAGAGAGAATTTGATTCCCCATTCCAAAGGGGACCCCCAGTTTAAAAAGAAACCCAAGGGAGAGAACAGCAAAACTACTTCTGGGAGGGACACTATATTGGGATAAATGGGGACAGTTCTGCTCCTGAGAGGGCTCACCTGGCCACTCTAGTGCCCAGAACCCCCACCCCGATTCGTCAGATGTTGCAAATCCTCCCCTGTCATGCCCTGGATGGACAGAGGGAGAAGATCATACTGCTGCTGTTGTCTGTCACCTGTTAGCTGGAGGAGGCCCGCTACATGGCTTggcccagggcctccagcaatcTGGTGCTGGCCAAGTTAGATAAGCTTAGGCCCCTACTTATCTCAAGAAGAACCTCCACTTTAAGAACGGAAAGTAGCAAGACAGTGCTTTATCAGGCTGGTGCATGGCTCTAGTATTTCTATTGCAAGGTAACTTGGGAACCTGAAActtagagggggaaaaacattgctggcaggcaggcagagaggagagGGCCTTGGAGCACCATCTCTTTCCGGAAGGGAAGCACAAACTCACTCTGGTCCCTTTTGAGTATTGTCTCTTAAATCTGTCTGTTTCTGCCTCCCCCAGCAAATGTGACTTTGGATCCGTGTACAGCACACCCCCAACTTATTGTGTCACTGGATTTGAAGCGTGTCACGCATAACGATCGAGTGGAGGTGATGCCTGACAACTGTGAGAGATTCGATACGGAGCTCTTTGTGTTGGGTTGTGAAGGATTCTGCTCAGGAAggcactgctgggtggtggatgTACAGCGAGGACAGAACTGGGCTATTGGAGTGGCCAGGCAGTCTGTGAAAAGAAAAGGCTACGTCACCCTCAGCCCTCAGCAAGGCATCTGGGCTGTGCAGCAGTGTTGGGGTCAATTCCAAGCACTTACTTCCCACTGGACTTCCCTCTCCCTGTTCAGAAAACCCAGAAGGATACAGGTGTCTGTAGACTACAAAAGAGGGTTGGTGGCCTTTTCTGATGCAGACCTGGATGCACCAGCCTTCAGTTTTCCACCTATCTCTTTCAATCATGAGAAAATCTACCCTTGGTtttgggtggggccaggatctcaGCTTAGCATATGCCCCTGAGGATGCTTCCATGGGAACAAGTCCTCAGTGACTTGTTCCATGGGAACAAGTCCTCAGGCTTCACTGAGGCTTGTTTCCTGTGATCCCAAGGTCTATAACCTTGGAGGAATATCTTCTCCCTGATTGGAGAATATCTTCTCCAAGATCCCCTCCAAGGTCTATAACCTTAGAGGAATATCTTCTCCCTGATTGAGGTCTAATTGAACATGTAAAGTACAGTGCAGTGGCTATTACACATTGCTTTACAGAAGCTGCTTCAAGTGATGACAACTGGTTTGTATAAAGTGTGGGTGGAACAATTTTCCTGAGTGACTCTGCACCATCATCCTCTTAGTCTGTATTTTTTGCAGTGGTGTGCTAAGGTCATTGGGCCCCTGGGGCAGGAGATCTATTTTAATGGACCAAAGCCAGCTGTACTTGTTCTTGACCCATACAAGA is a window from the Tiliqua scincoides isolate rTilSci1 chromosome 2, rTilSci1.hap2, whole genome shotgun sequence genome containing:
- the LOC136641874 gene encoding E3 ubiquitin-protein ligase TRIM15-like isoform X1, with product MASFPGCTAAGSLCPKDWNDTSPACRGVNDWQTCAAQNGEGAEEDLTLPQSGPETSQEVCSSKQMPGREQAQLMAWLRLQAARESGKEPMCDKHQEPLKVFCKEDRAFLCLVCDKSKKHRTHTVLPVEEAAQDYKKEIQIRLESLKIERNTAQGWKLRQEKKTAKLLEELRVEREKIVLDFQHLHLFLQEQENLLLAHLSELEKKVQQMQEDSTKLCDAFTGLDDLISDLEENCQHPASEFLQNLKKTLSWCEKEQFHWPAESSLDLEEKLIAISLKSTTLTENLEAFKETLADELKRERTGWLNAVVGADHSQVSRPVMHLGALRMYTKANVTLDPCTAHPQLIVSLDLKRVTHNDRVEVMPDNCERFDTELFVLGCEGFCSGRHCWVVDVQRGQNWAIGVARQSVKRKGYVTLSPQQGIWAVQQCWGQFQALTSHWTSLSLFRKPRRIQVSVDYKRGLVAFSDADLDAPAFSFPPISFNHEKIYPWFWVGPGSQLSICP